A single region of the Podospora pseudopauciseta strain CBS 411.78 chromosome 1, whole genome shotgun sequence genome encodes:
- the PRP46 gene encoding pre-mRNA-splicing factor prp46 (COG:A; EggNog:ENOG503NVRR; BUSCO:EOG09262KUJ): MAAEVANGAGLETEVSHLESLILANARRSKSIYANTSTDSGRKRLKLDPGLASEDPDISKTSLSLRLHAEYEDVQTLPEVIAKKLPAAGLRKKKPKAAEEAPSKSEEHARKLIEGIPANKTGPGSNALVLSRRPGGAGAAGAGAKPSANRNDPQNMSLTRRQDNLLAQPRPDWHPPWKLQRVISGHLGWVRALAVEPNNKWFASGAGDRTIKIWDLASGQLKLTLTGHISTVRGLAVSPRHPYMFSCGEDKMVKCWDLETNKVIRHYHGHLSGVYTLKLHPTLDVLVTGGRDGVARVWDMRTRSNVHVLSGHTGTVADLVCQEADPQVITGSLDSTVRMWDLAAGKTMGVLTHHKKGVRALTTHPTEFTFATGSTGSIKQWKCPEGAFMQNFDGHNAIINTLSVNDQNVLFSGGDNGSMSFWDWKSGHRFQALDTTAQPGSLDAESGVMSSIFDHSGSRLICGEADKTIKIWKEDPDATPETHPLEWKPTLAASRKF; the protein is encoded by the exons ATGGCAGCTGAGGTTGCCAACGGCGCTGGCCTCGAGACGGAAGTATCCCATCTCGAGTCTTTAATCCTGGCCAACGCCCGCAGATCGAAATCCATCTACGCCAACACATCCACAGATTCGGGAAGGAAACGACTAAAGCTCGATCCCGGACTGGCATCAGAAGATCCCGACATCTCGAAAacatccctctccctccgccTTCATGCCGAATATGAAGACGTTCAGACCCTACCCGAAGTCATCGCGAAGAAGCTCCCGGCTGCCGGTCTtcgcaagaagaagccaaaaGCAGCCGAAGAAGCACCATCAAAGTCAGAGGAGCACGCGCGCAAATTGATAGAAGGGATACCGGCAAACAAGACCGGGCCTGGCTCCAACGCTCTTGTCCTCTCCAGAAGACCAGGCGGCGCTggcgctgctggtgctggcgcGAAACCGAGCGCAAACCGCAACGACCCCCAAAATATGAGCCTCACCCGCCGGCAAGACAACCTCCTCGCACAGCCCCGGCCAGACTGGCACCCACCTTGGAAACTCCAGCGCGTCATCAGCGGCCATCTCGGCTGGGTGCGAGCTCTCGCCGTCGAGCCAAACAACAAGTGGTTCGCCTCGGGCGCCGGCGACCGCACCATCAAAATCTGGGACCTGGCCTCCGGCCAACTCAAGCTCACCCTCACCGGTCACATCTCGACGGTCCGCGGCCTGGCGGTATCACCCCGACACCCCTACATGTTCTCCTGCGGTGAAGACAAGATGGTCAAGTGCTGGGATCTGGAAACAAACAAGGTCATCCGTCACTACCACGGCCATTTGTCAGGTGTATACACCCTCAAGCTCCACCCAACCCTCGACGTCCTCGTCACCGGTGGCCGCGACGGCGTAGCTCGTGTATGGGACATGCGCACCCGAAGCAATGTCCATGTCCTGTCGGGCCACACCGGCACCGTCGCCGACCTTGTCTGTCAAGAAGCTGACCCCCAAGTCATAACCGGCAGCTTGGACTCCACCGTCCGAATGTGGGATCTCGCCGCGGGCAAGACGATGGGCGTGCTGACCCACCACAAAAAGGGCGTCCGCGCCTtgaccacccacccaaccgAGTTCACCTTCGCAACAGGCAGCACAGGGAGCATCAAGCAGTGGAAGTGCCCCGAGGGAGCCTTCATGCAGAACTTTGACGGCCACAACGCCATTATCAACACCCTGTCGGTCAACGACCAGAACGTGTTGTTTTCGGGTGGAGACAACGGGTCGATGAGCTTTTGGGACTGGAAGAGCGGGCATAGGTTCCAGGCGTTGGACACGACGGCTCAGCCGGGCAGTTTGGATGCTGAGTCGGGGGTGATGAGCTCCATTTTTGACCATTcggggtcgaggttgatcTGTGGTGAGGCTGATAAGACTA TCAAAATCTGGAAAGAGGATCCCGATGCCACGCCAGAGACACACCCGTTGGAGTGGAAGCCGACCTTGGCTGCTAGTAGGAAGTTTTAA
- a CDS encoding hypothetical protein (EggNog:ENOG503NWEB; COG:K), with amino-acid sequence MAARWGSFLTQAVAGVEARLDNILSEDNDGSAQTKEAKPAPPASPVKQSPGPSRTSSSTRANDRLQERLARAIAAKTAGQKPLSAQGSPRQSLDAASRTSIDSIGPASPALKDAPRDTSSPRDSLDVVRTSQDNAVKEVDTKQDLKNGTTTEQGVTDEANGAKVSPDAPPPAEVPLLNTPTVEAPTPTLAPETEEIITNKPDQTTVGDEETQKDGNNVPDVAQTQQQEEIHGYIERIDALEAKLQFLAREATDSARKAALAAPAGSLEKKLAEKDQQIAQLMEEGKKLASTEQKHRTIMKKLQLKVGEGEKEINSLKMAKDKSDKELDNLRLRARRADELERSQVVLQKQYDQAQKELGSLRPEIRSKDATIADLRSQLQKAKEQVDELSTNANERPREQDKRRIDDLEEQVAALKVEKTLVADRAKAQANDLREQVERANERARVQELELKAEVQMMEGKLEAMRMRAEEASSGVAGDSQAKLLRQIEQLQTQYSIASENWQGIETNLLARIAGLEKERDEALQRESDMRRKAREAAVRAKRHEEELEETKTKIPTIQQDVKSYQAQLDALSRRAEAAETALSEAKSELEKQKQAFEAEKERLQTSFHQPIVERPRSWLEDLPGTPLFKPDSRPASPQLSAVPQRTFSTDFLGIQTLTSKARKISGAQSSNSEAGDANSRIGLPVPGMGSFSRRPSAQPPARPTLPSHPTSNSGIFSPTSIFSPTSEAAPPSILNNHREIQQGEDAFSGSGGRDNDKNNIMQDMVSVSTVAAGPSVQLVERMSAAIRRLESEKVAAKEELSRISKQRDEARAEIVAMMKKVEENSAAVKRVGVLEGEVREVKERYETTLELLGEKSEEVEELRADVEDVKAMYRELVERTIK; translated from the exons ATGGCCGCGCGATGGGGGTCGTTTCTGACCCAAGCCGTAGCTGGTGTGGAAGCTCGCCTGGATAATATACTCAGCGAGGACAATGATGGCTCGGCGCAAACGAAGGAGGCCAAGCCGGCCCCTCCTGCTTCGCCAGTGAAGCAATCGCCAG GGCCCTCCAGGACCTCCTCGAGCACCCGCGCAAACGATCGGCTCCAAGAAAGGCTTGCGCGGGCCATAGCTGCGAAAACGGCCGGTCAAAAGCCCCTTTCTGCGCAAGGAAGCCCGCGCCAAAGTCTAGACGCAGCAAGCCGCACATCGATCGATAGTATAGGTCCGGCGAGTCCAGCATTGAAGGATGCGCCAAGGGATACTTCTTCGCCGCGGGACTCCCTGGATGTTGTCAGAACGTCCCAAGATAATGCCGTGAAGGAGGTTGATACCAAACAAGACTTGAAGAATGGGACAACAACGGAACAGGGGGTCACAGATGAAGCCAACGGCGCGAAGGTATCCCCCGAtgcaccaccgccagccgAAGTGCCTCTCCTGAACACGCCAACCGTGGAAGCGCCCACCCCTACTCTTGCCCCTGAAACAGAGgagatcatcaccaacaagcccGACCAAACAACAGTTGGAGACGAAGAAACGCAGAAGGATGGCAATAATGTGCCGGACGTGGCTCAGacccagcagcaggaggagattcATGGCTACATAGAGCGCATCGATGCTCTTGAAGCCAAACTGCAGTTTCTCGCGAGAGAGGCCACAGACTCAGCCAGGAAGGCCGCCCTTGCTGCACCGGCTGGGAGTCTCGAGAAGAAGTTGGCGGAAAAGGACCAGCAGATCGCCCAGCTcatggaggagggcaagaagcTCGCCAGTACTGAGCAAAAGCACCGTACGATCATGAAGAAGTTGCAGCTCAAAGTTGGCGAGGGTGAGAAGGAGATCAACAGCCTGAAGATGGCAAAGGACAAATCTGACAAGGAGTTGGATAATTTGCGTCTGCGCGCTCGCCGAGCAGATGAGCTGGAAAGATCACAGGTGGTTCTACAAAAGCAGTATGATCAAGCTCAGAAGGAACTCGGCAGCTTGCGACCAGAGATACGGTCGAAGGATGCTACCATCGCAGACCTCAGAAGTCAACTGCAAAAAGCCAAAGAACAAGTAGACGAGCTATCGACCAACGCAAACGAACGCCCGAGAGAACAGGATAAGCGACGTATCGATGATCTGGAAGAGCAGGTGGCTGCTCTCAAGGTCGAAAAGACTCTGGTGGCAGATCGTGCCAAAGCGCAAGCAAACGACCTTCGAGAGCAGGTGGAAAGGGCGAACGAGCGAGCCCGTGTGCAAGAGTTGGAGCTAAAGGCTGAGGTTCAGATGATGGAAGGGAAGCTCGAGGCCATGAGGATGCGAGCAGAGGAGGCATCTTCGGGTGTGGCTGGAGACTCGCAAGCCAAACTACTGCGGCAGATCGAACAGCTGCAGACACAGTACTCCATCGCGAGTGAAAACTGGCAGGGAATTGAGACCAACTTGCTGGCTCGTATTGCTGGGctggaaaaggaaagagacGAGGCTCTTCAAAGAGAATCGGACATGAGGCGGAAAGCTCGCGAGGCG GCCGTCCGCGCAAAGCGCCACGAAGAGGAACTGGAAGAGACCAAGACCAAAATCCCCACGATCCAACAAGATGTCAAATCCTACCAAGCCCAACTTGACGCCCTCAGCAGACGTGCTGAAGCGGCTGAAACGGCCCTCTCAGAAGCCAAGTCTGAGCTCGAAAAGCAAAAGCAAGCCTTCGAAGCCGAAAAGGAAAGACTCCAAACCAGCTTTCACCAACCCATCGTCGAGCGCCCCCGCTCCTGGCTCGAGGATCTCCCTGGCACCCCCTTGTTCAAACCAGACAGCCGCCCTGCCTCGCCTCAGCTCTCCGCCGTCCCTCAGCGAACATTTAGCACCGACTTCTTGGGCATCCAAACCCTTACCAgcaaggcgaggaagatttCCGGCGCGCAGTCCAGCAACAGCGAGGCGGGGGATGCCAACTCCCGAATCGGGCTGCCCGTTCCCGGAATGGGTTCTTTTAGTCGAAGACCCTCGGCCCAACCGCCTGCCCGCCCTACTCTGCCCTCCCACCCGACGAGCAACAGTGGGATCTTCAGTCCCACGTCTATTTTCAGTCCTACGAGTGAGGCTGCCCCGCCTTCGATATTGAATAACCACCGGGAGATCCAGCAAGGGGAAGACGCCTTCAGTGGGAGTGGCGGGAGGGATAACGATAAGAACAACATCATGCAGGATATGGTCTCGGTCTCCACTGTTGCTGCCGGGCCGTCGGTTcagttggtggagaggatgagcGCCGCGATTAGGAGGCTGGAGTCGGAGAAGGTGGCggcgaaggaggagttgTCGAGGATTTCGAAGCAGAGGGATGAGGCGAGGGCGGAGATTGTGGCTatgatgaagaaggtggaggaaaACAGTGCTGCggtgaagagggtgggggtgttggagggggaggtgagggaggtgaaggagcgGTATGAGACCACGCTGGAGCTGCTgggggagaagagcgaggaggtggaggagttgagagCTGATGTGGAGGATGTTAAGGCTATGTATagggagctggtggagaggaCTATTAAATAG
- the YDC1 gene encoding alkaline ceramidase ydc1 (COG:I; EggNog:ENOG503NV52), whose amino-acid sequence MALASAFRIPYREARTGFWGEQTSTLNWCEEDYNISYYCAEVVNTLTNLVFMYLGFKGLRNVIKYAHSKVFILVFLGYIVVGLGSMAFHTTLKYEMQLADELPMIYTICIMAYVAFGTNKSPAVKGLLAVFLLGLATFITVYYLYAKDPVFHQVAYGLLTASTIFRGFHVLEGVLRPAFKKRNPATCDQHMKEMWTLALTGIFMFLAGFLIWNIDNVFCHHITQTKQKVLLPWAIIFEGHGWWHILTGLAYHMILWRLWSNCCLEGKEDEFMLDWKPLRTIPQVVPRTKGAAHLKTQ is encoded by the exons ATGGCATTGGCTTCGGCATTTCGGATTCCTTACCGGGAGGCGCGAactgggttttggggggagcAAACGTCGACGTTGAACTGGTGTGAAGAg GACTACAACATCAGCTACTACTGTGCTGAAGTGGTCAACACACTTACAAACTTGGTTTTTATGTACCTTGGCTTCAAAGGACTACGCAATGTCATCAAGTATGCGCACTCCAAGGTGTTCATCCTCGTGTTTCTCGGCTACATTGTCGTGGGTCTCGGTAGCATGGCGTTCCATACTACGCTGAAGT ATGAGATGCAACTCGCAGACGAACTCCCCATGATATACACCATCTGCATCATGGCATACGTAGCTTTTGGAACCAACAAGTCTCCTGCTGTGAAGGGTCTTCTTGCGGTATTCCTGCTGGGACTTGCCACTTTTATCACGGTTTATTATCTTTACGCAAAGGACCCAGTCTTCCATCAGGTGGCTTATGGTTTATTGACGGCGTCAACAATCTTCCGCGGATTCCACGTCCTGGAAGG TGTGTTGCGACCAGCGTTCAAGAAAAGGAACCCTGCCACGTGTGACCAGCACATGAAGGAAATGTGGACACTGGCTCTGACAG GCATTTTCATGTTTCTGGCTGGTTTCCTCATCTGGAACATTGATAACGTCTTTTGTCACCACATCACGCAAACGAAGCAAAAGGTTCTTCTACCGTGGGCCATCATCTTTGAAGGGCATGGATGGTGGCACATCCTAACCGGTCTTG CATACCATATGATTCTCTGGAGATTGTGGTCCAACTGTTGCCTGGAGGGGAAAGAGGACGAATTTATGCTGGACTGGAAGCCGTTACGCACAATCCCGCAAGTGGTCCCGCGTACCAAGGGTGCAGCTCATCTCAAGACCCAGTGA
- a CDS encoding hypothetical protein (EggNog:ENOG503P4ET; COG:O) — protein MAARNYIKLTLGLSQLVREIESQAIAAQQQIGLVRTQMASKQREMRLAQLTRSEISSLPPDTAVYEGVGKMFVGLPVPTLQEKLSSQVKENETELEALSKRLHYLETTDKNSREHIEKMLKGQA, from the exons ATGGCGGCAAGAAATTACATCAAATTAACCTTGGGCCTTTCGCAGCTCGTCAGAGAGATCGAGTCGCAGGCCATCGCTGCGCAACAGCAAATCGGCCTGGTCCGCACTCAGATGGCGTCCAAGCAGCGTGAGATGCGGCTAGCCCAGCTGACGCGCAGCGAGATCTCATCATTGCCACCCGACACGGCTGTCTACGAGGGAGTCGGGAAAAT GTTCGTTGGGCTTCCGGTGCCCACGTTGCAGGAGAAACTGAGCTCTCAGGTCAAGGAGAATGAGACCGAGTTGGAGGCTCTGTCCAAGAGGCTGCACTACCTCGAGACGACGGACAAGAACAGCCGGGAGCACATTGAGAAGATGCTCAAGGGACAGGCTTAA
- a CDS encoding hypothetical protein (COG:S; EggNog:ENOG503P128), with translation MPRSSYLSSDDESVDITYRRYSAARDRSRGPSGPPPPPPPGGPPHFIQTVVRDARDTRPSGPTGYFQGPSFLNSTDQREMTMVRARSRERRSPPIVAGPPQPPPPPAVVINQNRINQGQGRSRRGSSSSSDESSHVSSRFHHHSHSRHRSHSRVGHSRSSSTHSHLEDARERWELERAREQLRAMQVSNERREQERQLDRYNDEKFGRAQADWELERLRREDEARRREEMAEEKANRNKSDWELEQLRREKEARRAQEMAEEKANRNKSDWELEQYRREKEAKRQQERMAEASSRDKASWELAHYRKEKEEMETREQMEARLKLQQLREKDEAEAARQRYELEKFLKEEEERQIREKYTDEYELDRLRHEIGRIKRREEEMKRERHEEEERQLRDAKAELDRIKKKEEEARREKQKEEEQEYKMGKAELDRLKRQKEQEERDRHYKEDAEFRAAKAELDKIKAEKARKAEEERIAREIELKKLAEEKKAAEEKARREKEEEEAVARWKAKEAERIAKEKAEEEAREKEFQRRLQEQLIHSGLDEKAIEAILKKEKIKKDKEKRDREDERERERERERDNNNQIARPTYTRMSLRHLDIETLAHFRIEWEWDAEPGYILIKRWVPEWEQQQLWEHTKKIRIVEKRKEEKVVLKIKDHREEDDKYEFVRRRRRSKSPSLLMYLAGGRPA, from the exons atgcCCCGGTCTTCTTACTTGTCGAGTGACGACGAGTCCGTCGACATCACCTACAGGCGCTATTCTGCTGCCCGCGACCGGTCTAGAGGGCCTTCTggccccccccctcctcctcctcctggtgGCCCGCCTCATTTCATCCAGACTGTAGTCCGCGATGCCCGGGACACCCGCCCTTCGGGTCCCACGGGTTACTTCCAGGGCCCTTCATTCCTCAACTCCACCGACCAGCGAGAAATGACCATGGTCCGCGCCCGCTCAAGAGAGCGCCGCTCCCCTCCCATCGTCGCCGgccctccccagccccctccccctccggccGTGGTGATCAACCAGAACAGGATCAACCAAGGCCAAGGTCGGTCCCGCCGcggctccagctcctcctcggacgAGTCCAGCCATGTCTCCTCCCGCtttcaccaccactcccactcgCGGCACCGCTCCCACTCCCGCGTGGGCCACTCCCGTTCCTCGTCCACTCACTCCCACCTCGAAGACGCCCGTGAAAGGTGGGAGCTCGAGCGGGCCCGGGAGCAGCTCCGCGCCATGCAGGTCAGCAACGAGCGCAGGGAGCAGGAGCGCCAGCTCGACCGCTACAACGACGAGAAGTTTGGCCGGGCCCAGGCCGACTGGGAGCTGGAGCGCCTCCGCCGCGAGGACGAAGCCCGCCGGCGGGAGGAGatggccgaggagaaggccaaccGGAACAAGTCCGACTGGGAGCTCGAGCAGCTCCGCCGCGAAAAGGAGGCGAGGCGGGCGCAGGAGatggccgaggagaaggccaaccGCAACAAGTCCGACTGGGAGCTCGAGCAGTACCGCCGTGAGAAAGAGGCCAAGCGCCAGCAGGAGCGCATGGCGGAGGCGTCCTCGCGGGACAAAGCCAGCTGGGAGCTGGCGCACTACcgcaaggagaaggaggagatggaaaCCCGGGAGCAGATGGAGGCCCGGCTCAAGCTTCAGCAATTGAGAGAAAAGGATGAGGCGGAGGCTGCTAGGCAGAGGTATGAGCTCGAGAAGTTcctcaaggaggaggaggagaggcagatCAGAGAGAAGTACACCGATGAGTACGAGCTTGATAGGCTCCGGCATGAGATTGGCCGCATCAAGCGtcgtgaggaggagatgaagcgGGAGAGgcacgaggaggaggagcgccaGCTGAGAGACGCCAAGGCCGAGCTTGACCGGataaagaagaaggaggaggaagccaggagggagaagcagaaggaggaggagcaggagtaCAAGATGGGCAAGGCTGAGCTGGACAGGCTCAAGAGgcagaaggagcaggaggagcgtGATAGGCACTATAAAGAAGACGCCGAATTCCGCGCGGCCAAGGCAGAGCTCGATAAGatcaaggctgagaaggctCGCAAGGCGGAGGAAGAGCGGATCGCCCGGGAGATcgagctcaagaagctcgccgaggagaagaaagcTGCTGAGGAAAAGgcaaggagggagaaggaggaggaagaggctgtTGCTCGGTggaaggccaaggaagccGAGCGGAtcgccaaggagaaggccgaggaggaggccagaGAGAAGGAGTTCCAACGCCGCCTCCAGGAGCAACTCATCCACTCCGGCCTCGACGAGAAGGCCATTGAGGCCATcctgaagaaggagaagatcaagaaagacaaggagaagagggacagggaggatgagagggaaCGCGAAAGGGAACGCGAGAgggacaacaacaatcaGATTGCCAGGCCGACCTACACCAGAATGTCCCTGAGGCACTTGGACATTGAGACGTTGGCCCATTTCAGGAtcgagtgggagtgggatgcG GAGCCCGGTTACATCCTCATCAAGCGCTGGGTGCCCGAgtgggagcagcagcagctctggGAGCACACCAAAAAGATCCGCATCGtcgagaagaggaaggaggagaaggtcgtcctcaagatcaaggaccaccgcgaggaggacgacaaGTACGAGTTTgtgcgccgccgccgtcggtCCAAGTCCCCCAGTTTGCTCATGTACTTGGCTGGTGGCCGGCCCGCGTGA
- the MIC13 gene encoding MICOS complex subunit mic13 (COG:C; EggNog:ENOG503NYKI) translates to MSDGARKTSPKSTFHFLAGLSSGITSAVLLQPIDLLKTRVQQRTSHSTPHHPHGASALRLALAEIRSAPHLLPALWRGAVPSALRTGFGSAIYFTSLNSIRHRLSSPALANASNHSSTLPKLSHIANLTSGAVARSFAGFILMPLTVLKVRYESTLYNYNSLPRAALDIYRHEGIRGFFSGFGATAIRDAPYAGLYILFYEQSKKHLSNLYMDKSGNGGAATINFASAIFSGAVCSAISNPFDAVKTRIQLQPDGYRNMVHAAKRMVSEEGLRSLMDGLGLRMGRKAASSALAWTVYEELIRRAEGSWTKKDGVRGGEKEAGKL, encoded by the exons ATGTCCGATGGCGCCCGCAAGACGTCTCCGAAGTCGA CCTTCCACTTCCTAGCCGGCCTCTCCTCCGGCATAACCTccgccgtcctcctccaaccaatCGACCTCCTCAAAACCCGCGTCCAGCAACGAACCTCCCACTCCACCCCGCATCACCCCCACGGCGCCTCGGCCCTccgcctcgccctcgccgaaATCCGCTCGgctcctcacctcctcccagccCTATGGCGCGGTGCCGTTCCCTCGGCCTTGCGAACCGGCTTCGGCTCCGCAATCTacttcacctccctcaactcGATCCGTCACCGTCTGTCCTCTCCAGCGTTAGCCAACGCGAGTAaccactcctccaccctcccgaAACTTTCCCACATCGCCAATTTGACATCGGGAGCAGTAGCCAGGAGTTTCGCGGGGTTTATTCTCATGCCTTTGACGGTGCTGAAGGTGAGATATGAGTCGACATTGTACAACtacaactccctcccccgcgcAGCGCTAGACATCTACCGACACGAGGGCATCCGTGGGTTCTTCTCCGGCTTCGGCGCCACCGCTATCCGGGACGCTCCCTATGCTGGTCTCTACATATTATTCTACGAACAGTCCAAAAAgcacctctccaacctctacATGGACAAATCCGGAAACGGAGGCGCAGCCACAATCAACTTTGCCAGCGCGATATTCTCCGGGGCGGTCTGCTCGGCGATCAGCAACCCGTTTGATGCGGTTAAGACGAGGATCCAGCTTCAGCCGGATGGCTACAGGAATATGGTGCATGCCGCCAAGAGGATGGTGAGCGAGGAAGGGCTGAGGAGCTTGATGGATGGGCtggggttgaggatggggaggaaggcggcGAGCAGTGCGCTTGCTTGGACGGTGTATGAGGAGTTGATTAGACGGGCGGAGGGGAGCTGGACGAAGAAGGATGGGGTtaggggaggggagaaggaggcggggaAGTTATAA
- a CDS encoding hypothetical protein (COG:U; EggNog:ENOG503NU7N) has protein sequence MADLLYDLLLPSGSSSSPTTTPDASLLEYLTTLASQPLSSLESSEPQALAHSSHALLLSLQSLSKKSHKQIIESATHHASLRTTLPALAASTAELRNALPKLDSEAVRFATTYNRDSDNDVLARRKKALLLSRNVERLVDVLELPPLLSSSISTAPANYSSALDLNGHIRRLHSLYPKSPLVTSISAEADDVMRNMAANLILSLKAPGLKLPAALRTISWLRRVLPDLEAVATAPTNNGSKSSDARERALGAVLLVCRLATLMTMLEALEPLRELADQEKARQKAIGSGNAWSGGQQTERYLKRYIEIFREQSFAIVNMFLKLFPTTTAVATDGPAAATGSDDPLEPIPSALATFPLYLVDMLLETLRVYLPTVKDQGARDSLLTQVLYCAGSLERLGGDFGLFLASLEVGPEAEEEWVEVVKRHKALAGRLESIVGEQKKG, from the coding sequence ATGGCGGACCTTTTATATGATCTTCTTTTACCGTCAGGGTCGTCTTCATCCCCAACGACGACTCCCGATGCGAGTTTACTCGAGTACCTCACAACACTGGCGTCCCAGCCATTATCATCACTCGAATCAAGCGAACCTCAAGCGCTCGCACACTCATCTCACGCGCTCCTGCTCTCACTTCAGTCGCTTTCCAAGAAATCTCACAAGCAGATCATCGAATCGGCAACTCATCACGCGTCACTCCGCACTACGTTGCCTGCCTTGGCAGCGAGCACCGCTGAGCTGCGGAATGCCCTCCCAAAGCTGGATAGTGAAGCAGTGCGGTTCGCAACCACCTACAACAGAGACAGCGACAATGATGTTCTCGCCCGGCGAAAAAAGGCATTGCTTCTCTCGCGCAACGTCGAGCGGCTCGTCGACGTCCTCGAGCTAccgcccctcctctcctcgtctATCTCGACAGCCCCAGCCAACTACTCGTCAGCACTGGACTTGAACGGTCATATCCGGCGACTGCACTCGCTCTACCCAAAGTCACCTCTTGTTACATCCATCTCCGCCGAGGCTGACGATGTCATGCGAAATATGGCggccaacctcatcctctctCTCAAAGCTCCTGGTCTCAAACTCCCTGCTGCCCTCCGAACCATCAGCTGGCTTCGCAGAGTCTTGCCGGATTTGGAGGCAGTTGCCACTGCACCAACAAACAACGGCTCAAAGAGTAGCGATGCTCGGGAGAGGGCGCTGGGGGCAGTGTTGCTTGTCTGCCGCCTGGCAACCCTCATGACAATGCTCGAAGCCCTCGAACCACTTAGGGAACTCGCCGATCAAGAAAAGGCCCGCCAAAAGGCCATTGGCAGCGGAAACGCCTGGTCTGGTGGGCAGCAGACGGAAAGATATCTGAAGCGGTACATTGAGATCTTCCGTGAGCAGAGTTTTGCTATCGTGAACATGTTCCTCAAGCTGTTTCCGACTACCACGGCAGTGGCAACAGACGGGCCAGCAGCGGCAACTGGGAGCGATGACCCACTGGAGCCGATTCCGTCTGCGCTTGCTACTTTCCCCCTCTACTTGGTCGACATGCTATTGGAGACCCTACGCGTGTATTTGCCTACCGTGAAAGACCAGGGAGCGAGGGACAGTCTGCTCACTCAGGTTCTGTATTGCGCAGGAAGTTTGGAAAGATTGGGAGGTGATtttgggttgtttttggCGAGCTTGGAGGTTGGACcagaggcggaggaggagtgggttgaggttgtcaagagACACAAGGCGTTGGCTGGGAGGCTGGAGTCTATCGTGggggagcagaagaaggggtgA